The Streptomyces rimosus genomic interval CCGCGAAGCCGTCGTCCCAGCCGTAGGCGGTCAGCGGGCGCGACGAAGCGGAGAAGAAGGAAGACGATTGCAAGGGAAACCCTTCACAAGGGTGGCCCCGGCCCCACGCGTCCGACGCGTGGCGAAAAGTGAGGTCGAGTCAGCCGGAGACCACGGAAGTGGAATGGATGGTCTTCTGATCGCGGGCAGCGCCCATCGCAATGACAGCCATCGGTCACACCTCCTGAATCTTCACGGCCGGACGCGGCGGCCGGACGGCCACCGCGGGGAACGGGCTCACCATAGCCCGGCTCCGGATTCGGGCGCCATCGTATTTTTCGCGCCTCGGAGGTCGCCGACGCCCCACGGGCCTCAACGCCATCGGTCTGCCACACTCTCTCCTTGCAGCTTTCAAGTGTTCCTCGTCGGTCGCCATCGGAAGGTTTCGGCACCTCCGGCTCTCAGCTCCGCCGGATCGTCGCCTGAACGGCACGCCGGAACGGCGACACCCGGCCTCCCCGGCCTCCTGCGCCTGACCGCACCCCACTCTTGACACACTGAAGGGGCCATGAAGTGTCCCGCATCAACGCCTGTACGACCCTGCCAAGTTGACAGATGCCGGACAGTTGATCGGTGACGGCCGACGGGGCGACGAAGTCGGGTCTAGTGTGGCGCCATCCCAGCAAGGCATCGAAAGGTCAGGCAGTGGATTTGCAGAACAACGTCCGCATCGATCTCACCGCCGTCGATGAGGGCGGCCGGAGGATGGATTCGACGCCGAACGGTGTCAGCGTCGGCGCAGTGTGCCTGAAGAACTGGCAGATAGACCGCATCGACGCTCCCGCGGGCATGTTCGACGAGCACGATGCCTACTTCATCAAAATCAACTACGAGCTTGAGCTCGAGCTGGACTGTCCCCGGATGTCCTGGGTCGAAGTCTCCTTCGATTTCGCCTCCGGCGGGGAAGCAAGTCAAGTCACCGTCGTCGACGCGCTCCCGCGTTTTGGAACCTTCACCGGCGCGCCCGAGTCCTACGTACTCAACCAGTTCCTGAACTTCGTGCCGTGTGAGAACAGTGCATCCGCACATGTCCATCTCCCGGCAGGAGCCGACAGGGTCGACACTTTCGGCATCGGCGGTCAGGGCGTGCGGTGGCGGCATGTCTCACTCGGCGAAAGCGGAGTGCTGCCCGGCTCGTACGCCGCCTGGGTGGTTCTGCTCGTCCCCGCCGGGCAGGTCGAACAACCCGTTGAATTCTCCGCTCGGTACGACCTAGCGGTAGCCCGCGACGTCGAGTACCGGCCCACGCAGTCGCCGGCCTGCTTCCGACTGAGCCTCGCCGCCCCCTCGGACACCCCGGGAGTCGTCACCCCCGCGTTCTCCGCCACGGTCGAGGACCAGGCCCCGGAACGTCACCCCTCGGTCTTCATTTGCTACGCGC includes:
- a CDS encoding toll/interleukin-1 receptor domain-containing protein, which produces MTADGATKSGLVWRHPSKASKGQAVDLQNNVRIDLTAVDEGGRRMDSTPNGVSVGAVCLKNWQIDRIDAPAGMFDEHDAYFIKINYELELELDCPRMSWVEVSFDFASGGEASQVTVVDALPRFGTFTGAPESYVLNQFLNFVPCENSASAHVHLPAGADRVDTFGIGGQGVRWRHVSLGESGVLPGSYAAWVVLLVPAGQVEQPVEFSARYDLAVARDVEYRPTQSPACFRLSLAAPSDTPGVVTPAFSATVEDQAPERHPSVFICYAHDSPAHKEYARKFGNLLVRNGVDAHMDQWYVTNRKDWAIWAHELINKVDFVTVLASPICRKAFDGELSGPDNPGIRSEALLIKEMLHTLRDEWTAKVLPVVLPHELVDNVPKVLQPWTSDHYDVRRLTPEGIDDLLRAMTGVPRHTRPPLGKMPPSVLKPLSGTES